The following are encoded together in the Coffea arabica cultivar ET-39 chromosome 1c, Coffea Arabica ET-39 HiFi, whole genome shotgun sequence genome:
- the LOC113736461 gene encoding putative disease resistance protein RGA3, with amino-acid sequence MNDGPYILGRLADDECWSILKEKAIRGEGVPKELEALKEKILRRCDGLPLAASLIEAKKCFACCSIFPQDTELEQDLLTELWMAEGFLQPGHQNGSVMEEIGSDYLRILLQASLLEKVEEEERTYYKMHDLVHDFAKSILNPKSSNQYRYLALYSSEAKAKNITEKIPTSLRTLFLENGISDNMLSKMEYLHVLKLAGPDVNVLPNSIGSLLHLRFLDISDSGITTLPESLCKLYNLQTLRINGEKLHEGLPEGTSNLISLRHLHYYHSDAELQMPIKLGRLTSLQTLEFFNIGEEKGCGVEELGTLKDLKGSLGSGDRESDNGDGAVLEGLQPHYYLQMSEIQDFMGYQFPQWFMNLSKLVSLELKGCNRCRELPAGLGELPFLQLLSLSKLENLTCIGLSFYGIFDKQDGRGSTSECKFFPALKSLTLEDMVNLVEWRDPDEVRSTTDEDVAAFPVLC; translated from the exons ATGAATGATGGTCCATATATCTTGGGAAGGCTAGCCGACGATGAGTGTTGGTCTATTCTGAAAGAAAAGGCAATTAGAGGGGAAGGAGTACCAAAGGAATTGGAAGCATTAAAGGAGAAAATTCTTAGAAGATGTGATGGTCTACCACTAGCAGCAAGTTTAATTGAAG CCAAGAAATGTTTTGCATGCTGCTCGATCTTCCCCCAGGATACTGAATTGGAACAAGATCTATTAACTGAGCTTTGGATGGCGGAAGGCTTTCTTCAACCAGGCCACCAAAATGGAAGTGTGATGGAGGAAATAGGGAGTGACTATTTGAGAATTTTGCTGCAGGCTTCCTTGTTGGAAAAAGTAGAAGAAGAGGAGAGAACATATTATAAAATGCATGATCTTGTGCATGATTTTGCAAAATCAATCTTGAATCCTAAAAGCAGCAATCAGTACCGCTACCTTGCATTGTACTCATCTGAAGCAAAGGCAAAAAATATCACAGAGAAAATTCCAACCTCACTTCGCACATTATTTCTAGAGAATGGCATATctgataacatgttatcaaAGATGGAGTACTTGCATGTTCTGAAATTGGCTGGACCAGATGTCAATGTGCTGCCAAACTCCATTGGCAGCCTGTTACATTTACGGTTTCTTGATATATCAGATTCTGGTATTACAACTTTGCCAGAATCTCTTTGCAAGCTTTACAACTTGCAAACACTGAGGATCAATGGTGAAAAACTTCATGAAGGTCTTCCAGAGGGCACAAGCAATTTGATTAGCTTGAGACATCTTCACTATTATCATAGTGATGCAGAACTCCAAATGCCGATCAAACTGGGACGATTGACTAGCCTTCAAACATTAGAGTTCTTTAACATAGGAGAAGAGAAGGGTTGTGGCGTTGAAGAGCTTGGAACCTTGAAAGATCTCAAAGGATCGTTG GGAAGTGGGGATCGGGAGAGTGATAACGGCGATGGAGCTGTGTTGGAAGGTCTCCAACCTCACTATTATTTACAAATGTCAGAAATTCAAGATTTTATGGGTTACCAATTTCCGCAATGGTTTATGAATTTGTCGAAATTAGTGTCCCTGGAGTTAAAAGGTTGCAACAGATGCAGAGAACTCCCTGCTGGGCTAGGAGAACTACCATTCCTCCAACTTCTTTCTTTGAGTAAATTGGAAAACTTAACATGCATTGGCCTTTCATTCTATGGTATTTTTGATAAGCAGGATGGAAGAGGGAGCACTAGTGAATGCAAATTCTTTCCAGCCCTTAAAAGCCTCACTCTAGAAGATATGGTGAATTTGGTTGAGTGGAGGGACCCAGACGAAGTGAGATCAACAACGGATGAAGATGTAGCTGCATTTCCTGTCCTGTGCTGA
- the LOC113736484 gene encoding putative disease resistance protein At3g14460: MSSRHNSEAHQQIESLHLVKRPLNSEDGSHQGSSLTLGDGCELLPSEMVERLCHFPSLQHLQVSYCPNVTSLRRLNCGTCLESLKLFDCDNLRELPENLYKFQAFRDLSIRVCPLIDLGENRNDGQKSLLKSLKSLTISDCDGLTTIASEMLESCSPLQSLQVYECPNLVSFPLDLQQTPSLETCILTNCPELINDMPKGFAFLTCLTTMMIGPFSDYSLVDWSGLLSSSTLCELELNGMSDMESLPHQLQYLTTLTSLSLFDFGRIKALPHWIGNLASLERLVLESCEELQYLPSMAAMRRLTKLTYLRIIDCSLLIDRCNFESGDDSEWSKISHMELDID, translated from the coding sequence ATGTCTTCGCGACATAATTCTGAAGCTCATCAACAAATAGAATCTCTCCATTTGGTGAAAAGACCTTTGAATTCAGAAGATGGTAGCCACCAAGGGAGTTCTTTGACTCTAGGAGATGGTTGTGAGCTTCTACCGAGTGAAATGGTCGAGCGACTGTGTCATTTTCCAAGTCTTCAACATCTACAAGTGTCGTATTGCCCCAATGTGACGAGTCTAAGAAGATTAAATTGCGGCACCTGTCTTGAGAGTTTAAAATTGTTTGACTGTGATAATTTGAGGGAGTTGCCGGAAAATCTGTATAAGTTCCAGGCCTTTCGTGATTTGTCTATACGGGTATGCCCCCTAATTGATCTTGGAGAAAATCGGAACGATGGACAGAAAAGCCTCCTCAAGTCTCTCAAGAGTTTGACAATTTCTGATTGTGATGGGTTGACCACTATAGCCAGTGAAATGCTAGAGTCCTGTTCACCTCTTCAGAGCCTTCAGGTGTATGAATGTCCCAATCTGGTctcctttccacttgatttgcAACAGACGCCTTCTCTCGAGACCTGCATCTTAACCAATTGCCCCGAATTGATCAATGATATGCCCAAAGGATTTGCCTTTCTTACTTGCTTAACGACAATGATGATCGGGCCCTTCTCAGATTACTCCTTGGTTGATTGGTCTGGATTACTATCATCATCAACACTCTGTGAGCTTGAGTTAAATGGGATGTCTGATATGGAGTCTCTTCCACATCAGCTCCAATACTTGACTACTCTCACGTCACTATCTCTATTCGACTTTGGAAGAATTAAAGCATTACCACATTGGATTGGGAACCTTGCGTCTCTTGAAAGACTAGTATTAGAGAGTTGCGAAGAGCTTCAATATTTGCCCTCCATGGCTGCCATGAGACGCCTCACTAAATTAACATATCTGCGGATTATTGATTGTTCTCTGTTAATCGATAGGTGCAATTTTGAAAGTGGGGACGACTCAGAGTGGTCAAAGATTTCACACATGGAGCTTGATATTGATTAA